A region of Mycosarcoma maydis chromosome 15, whole genome shotgun sequence DNA encodes the following proteins:
- a CDS encoding uncharacterized protein (related to RRP9 - protein associated with the U3 small nucleolar RNA), whose translation MPDAFFQKKRKRTSSSNNNTSGSSRAGPSRTTPSTRNATRKATAKDDSSDDDVPGGGIDDMDLVHRYDHDANSDDEADAAETPAEARVRLAKMYLDGLSSSTNAAPPASGVEEDDDFFESDDTRAFGLADAAQADRDNIAARLQKDVAQQTGKLHLFVADRIVLPTSSTTDDLESPIDERNQPTILAVRGHRLSVTCAIASSDAKWLFTASKDGSIIRYRLRDGKMMRILPSRPSRFDESGPALPPSCKRKSKTSGAARRRARLSSSSASDESACYLSLRPDQGHTDEVWTLSLSSDGQYLASGGVDRSVCIWSLTPTESFVSHLSGHKDSISSLCFRSTSHELYTASLDRTLKLYDVSQLSYIETLFGHQESVLSLSCLSAETAVSAGGRDRTCRYWKIRDESQLVFRAGIRSKLRTVLEGGDLAPSSSSLTNPTEAMEGSVEVVSMIDTHHFVSGGDSGCISLWNLAKKKPIFSQPIAHGLESTHSESEGEIRSPRWITSLGVLPYSDCFVSGSWDGWIRVWGLTKGAAGLKGFRELGKIKASGVVNSLQIIQAPISSVVLTANNTLHTTAIQPAEYKRSTSTCTSNSQYEHHEYFSLSRLQASKHNSPPIIIAALGKEHKFGRWFHTKHASNQTLVVPLALRLASEP comes from the coding sequence ATGCCGGACGCGTTTTTccagaagaagcgcaagcgcacGTCGTCTTCCAACAACAACACTTCGGGTTCCAGTCGAGCAGGTCCATCACGTACCACGCCGTCGACGCGCAACGCCACCCGAAAAGCCACCGCCAAAGATGACagctcggacgacgacgtccCCGGAGGTGGCATTGACGATATGgacctcgtccaccgcTACGACCACGATGCcaacagcgacgacgaagcggaCGCCGCAGAGACTCCCGCCGAGGCACGCGTCAGACTAGCAAAAATGTACCTCGATGGtctgtcgtcgtcgaccaaCGCGgctccaccagcatcaGGCGTAGAGGAAGACGATGATTTCTTTGAATCCGACGACACTCGCGCGTTCGGATTGGCCGATGCAGCTCAGGCGGACAGAGACAACATCGCCGCGAGGCTGCAGAAGGATGTGGCTCAACAAACCGGCAAGCTGCATCTGTTCGTAGCGGATCGAATCGTTCTACcgaccagcagcaccaccgacgACCTAGAGTCAccgatcgacgagcgtAACCAACCCACGATACTCGCTGTTAGAGGACACAGATTGAGCGTCACGTGTGCGATCGCCTCGTCAGATGCAAAGTGGTTATTTACCGCTAGCAAAGATGGTAGTATCATTCGCTATCGTCTACGCGACGGCAAGATGATGCGCATCCTACCCAGCCGGCCCTCTCGTTTCGACGAGTCCGGTCCGGCTCTGCCACCTTCCTGCAAGAGAAAAAGCAAGACCTCCGGtgctgctcggcgtcgTGCGCGTctctcatcctcgtcggcctCGGACGAATCGGCATGCTACCTCAGTCTGCGTCCCGACCAAGGTCACACGGACGAAGTATGGAcactctcgctctcgtctgATGGACAGTATCTTGCATCTGGAGGTGTGGATCGTTCGGTCTGCATCTGGTCGCTCACCCCGACCGAAAGCTTTGTCTCGCATCTCTCTGGGCACAAGGATTCCATCAGCTCGCTCTGCTTCCGTTCCACATCTCACGAGCTATACACCGCATCGCTCGATCGAACTCTGAAGCTGTACGACGTCTCGCAGCTCTCGTACATCGAAACGCTGTTCGGACACCAAGAATCTGTACTGTCACTCTCGTGCTTGTCGGCGGAAACCGCGGTGAGCGCCGGCGGCCGAGATCGGACGTGTCGCTACTGGAAGATCCGCGACGAatcgcagctcgtcttccgCGCGGGCATCCGGTCCAAGCTACGAACCGTACTGGAAGGAGGCGACCTGGcaccatcgtcgtcatcactCACTAATCCAACCGAGGCCATGGAGGGATCGGTGGAAGTGGTCAGCATGATTGACACGCACCACTTTGTATCTGGCGGAGACAGCGGATGCATCTCGCTATGGAATCTGGCCAAGAAAAAGCCTATTTTCAGCCAGCCCATTGCGCACGGCCTCGAAAGCACGCACAGCGAAAGCGAGGGCGAAATTCGATCGCCCAGATGGATCACCAGTCTCGGCGTACTACCGTATAGCGATTGCTTCGTCAGTGGATCCTGGGACGGTTGGATTCGCGTCTGGGGTCTCACCAAAGGTGCTGCAGGCTTGAAAGGCTTCCGCGAGTTGGGCAAGATCAAAGCCTCGGGCGTGGTCAACTCGCTGCAGATCATCCAGGCGCCCATCTCAAGTGTCGTGCTTACCGCCAACAACACGCTGCACACCACAGCAATCCAACCGGCCGAATACAAGCGATCCACATCCACTTGCACATCCAATTCGCAATACGAGCACCACGAATATTTCAGCTTGTCTCGTCTACAGGCATCCAAGCACAACTCTCCGcccatcatcatcgccgCCCTCGGCAAGGAGCACAAGTTCGGCAGATGGTTCCATACCAAACACGCCAGCAACCAGACGCTCGTTGTTCCCTTGGCGTTGCGTTTAGCTAGCGAGCCCTAG